The Kosakonia sacchari SP1 genome includes a window with the following:
- the greA gene encoding transcription elongation factor GreA: MQAIPMTLRGAEKLREELEFLKSVRRPEIIAAIAEAREHGDLKENAEYHAAREQQGFCEGRIKDIEAKLSNAQVIDISKMPKSGRVIFGSTVTVLNLDNDEEQTYRIVGDDEADFKQNLISVNSPIARGLVGKEQDDVVVIRTPGGEVEYEIIKVEYL; the protein is encoded by the coding sequence ATGCAAGCTATTCCGATGACCTTACGTGGTGCCGAAAAATTGCGCGAAGAACTGGAGTTTCTGAAATCCGTTCGTCGCCCTGAAATCATTGCCGCCATCGCGGAAGCCCGCGAACATGGCGATCTGAAAGAGAATGCGGAATATCACGCAGCGCGCGAGCAGCAAGGCTTCTGCGAAGGGCGAATTAAAGATATCGAAGCAAAATTGTCCAATGCGCAGGTGATCGACATTTCTAAAATGCCGAAAAGCGGCCGTGTTATTTTTGGTTCCACCGTTACGGTATTGAACCTCGATAATGACGAAGAGCAGACTTATCGCATTGTTGGCGATGATGAAGCCGACTTTAAACAGAACCTGATTTCAGTCAATTCTCCCATTGCCCGTGGCCTGGTAGGTAAAGAGCAGGATGATGTGGTGGTGATTCGTACGCCGGGCGGCGAAGTGGAATACGAAATTATCAAAGTGGAATATCTTTGA
- the yhbY gene encoding ribosome assembly RNA-binding protein YhbY: MNLSTKQKQHLKGLAHPLKPVVMLGNNGLTEGVLAEIEQALEHHELIKVKIASEDRETKTLIVEAIVRETGACNVQVIGKTLVLYRPTAERKISLPR, encoded by the coding sequence ATGAATCTGAGTACTAAACAAAAACAGCACCTGAAAGGTCTGGCACATCCGCTCAAGCCGGTAGTTATGCTTGGCAATAATGGTTTGACCGAAGGGGTACTGGCCGAGATTGAACAAGCGCTAGAGCACCATGAGCTCATCAAGGTGAAGATCGCCTCTGAAGACAGAGAAACTAAGACCTTGATCGTGGAAGCTATCGTTCGCGAAACCGGCGCCTGCAACGTACAGGTCATCGGTAAAACGCTGGTGCTTTATCGCCCAACCGCGGAGCGTAAAATTTCGCTGCCACGCTAA
- the rlmE gene encoding 23S rRNA (uridine(2552)-2'-O)-methyltransferase RlmE, with product MTGKKRSASSSRWLHEHFSDKYVQQAQKKGLRSRAWFKLDEIQQSDKLFKPGMTVVDLGAAPGGWSQYAVTQIGGNGRIIACDLLPMDPIVGVDFLQGDFRDELVLKALLDRVGDSKVQVVMSDMAPNMSGTPAVDIPRSMYLVELALEMCRDVLAPGGSFLVKVFQGEGFDEYLTEIRSLFTKVKVRKPDSSRARSREVYIVATGRK from the coding sequence ATGACAGGTAAAAAGCGTTCTGCCAGTTCGAGCCGCTGGCTTCATGAACACTTTAGCGATAAATATGTTCAACAGGCGCAGAAAAAAGGGTTGCGTTCCCGTGCCTGGTTTAAACTTGATGAAATACAGCAAAGTGACAAACTTTTTAAGCCGGGTATGACGGTTGTCGACTTGGGCGCTGCCCCTGGTGGGTGGTCGCAATATGCGGTCACGCAGATTGGTGGTAATGGTCGTATCATCGCTTGCGATCTTTTACCGATGGATCCAATCGTTGGTGTGGACTTCCTTCAGGGCGATTTTCGTGATGAATTAGTTCTGAAAGCGTTACTGGATCGCGTTGGTGACAGTAAAGTTCAGGTTGTCATGTCAGATATGGCGCCGAATATGAGCGGTACACCTGCTGTTGATATCCCCCGTTCCATGTATCTGGTGGAACTGGCGCTGGAGATGTGCCGTGATGTGTTGGCGCCAGGCGGAAGTTTTTTAGTGAAGGTGTTCCAGGGCGAAGGTTTCGATGAGTATCTCACCGAAATTCGCTCCCTGTTTACGAAGGTTAAAGTGCGTAAACCGGACTCTTCACGTGCGCGTTCACGTGAAGTGTATATTGTAGCGACCGGGCGAAAATGA
- the dacB gene encoding serine-type D-Ala-D-Ala carboxypeptidase codes for MRFSSFIIGLTTSIALNVQAANVDEYINQLPDGANLALMVQKVGAQAPEIDYHGKQMALPASTQKVITALAALLQLGPDFRFTTTLESKGSVENGTLKGDLIARFGGDPTLKRQDIRNMVAALKKSGVQKIEGNVLVDTSIFASHDKAPGWPWNDMTQCFSAPPAAAIVDRNCFSISLYSAQKPGDLAYIRIANYYPVNMFSQVRTLARGSAEAQYCELDVVPGDLNRFTLTGCLPQRADPLPLAFAIQDGASYAGAILKAELNDAGITYSGTLLRQTQENQAGTVIASKQSVPLHDLLKQMLKKSDNMIADTVFRMIGHARFGVPGTWRAGSDAVRQILRQQAGVDLGNTIIADGSGLSRHNLLAPATMMQVLQYIAQHDTELNFISMLPLAGYDGSLQYRAGLHEAGVDGKVSAKTGSLQGVYNLAGFITTASGQRMAFVQYLSGYAVEPADQRNRRIPLVRFESRLYKDIYQNN; via the coding sequence ATGCGATTTTCCAGCTTTATCATCGGATTGACCACAAGTATAGCCCTGAACGTTCAGGCCGCGAATGTAGACGAATACATAAACCAACTGCCGGATGGCGCAAACCTGGCGCTGATGGTGCAAAAAGTCGGAGCTCAGGCGCCAGAAATTGATTACCACGGTAAACAAATGGCGCTGCCAGCCAGTACTCAGAAGGTCATCACCGCGCTGGCGGCACTGTTGCAGCTTGGGCCGGACTTTCGCTTTACAACCACGCTGGAAAGCAAAGGTTCTGTCGAGAACGGTACACTAAAAGGTGACTTAATTGCACGATTTGGCGGCGATCCGACACTAAAGCGTCAGGATATTCGCAATATGGTCGCGGCGCTGAAAAAATCAGGCGTGCAGAAAATCGAAGGTAATGTACTAGTCGATACCTCTATTTTTGCCAGCCATGATAAAGCGCCAGGCTGGCCGTGGAACGACATGACGCAATGCTTTAGCGCGCCACCTGCTGCGGCGATTGTCGATCGCAACTGCTTCTCGATTTCGCTCTATAGTGCGCAAAAGCCGGGCGATTTGGCCTATATCCGGATCGCTAATTATTATCCGGTGAATATGTTCAGCCAGGTGCGCACGCTCGCACGCGGCTCCGCTGAGGCGCAGTATTGCGAACTGGATGTTGTCCCTGGTGATTTAAATCGATTTACATTGACGGGATGCCTGCCGCAGCGTGCCGATCCGCTCCCGCTGGCTTTCGCCATTCAGGACGGAGCAAGCTACGCCGGTGCAATTTTGAAAGCAGAATTGAACGACGCAGGCATCACCTATAGCGGCACCTTGCTGCGCCAGACGCAAGAGAACCAGGCCGGTACTGTCATTGCCAGCAAGCAGTCGGTACCGCTTCACGATCTGCTAAAGCAGATGCTGAAAAAATCAGACAATATGATCGCTGATACGGTGTTTCGTATGATTGGTCACGCGCGCTTTGGCGTACCGGGTACCTGGCGAGCAGGATCGGATGCAGTGCGACAGATCCTGCGCCAGCAGGCTGGCGTCGATCTCGGAAATACAATCATCGCCGATGGCTCCGGTCTGTCACGACATAACCTGCTGGCACCCGCCACGATGATGCAAGTTCTGCAATATATTGCACAGCATGACACAGAGCTCAATTTCATCTCAATGCTGCCGCTGGCAGGCTATGATGGCTCTCTGCAGTATCGCGCAGGCCTGCATGAAGCAGGTGTAGACGGCAAAGTTTCGGCCAAAACAGGCTCCTTGCAAGGCGTGTATAACCTGGCCGGCTTTATTACTACCGCGAGCGGTCAGCGGATGGCTTTCGTGCAGTATCTTTCCGGTTATGCTGTCGAACCGGCGGATCAGCGTAATCGCCGCATTCCACTGGTGCGTTTTGAAAGCCGGCTGTACAAAGATATCTACCAGAACAACTAA
- the cgtA gene encoding Obg family GTPase CgtA encodes MKFVDEATILVVAGDGGNGCVSFRREKYIPKGGPDGGDGGDGGDVWLEADENLNTLIDYRFEKSFRAERGQNGQSRDCTGKRGKDITVKVPVGTRVIDQGTGETMGDMTKHGQRLMVAKGGWHGLGNTRFKSSVNRTPRQKTMGTPGDKRDLQLELMLLADVGMLGMPNAGKSTFIRAVSAAKPKVADYPFTTLVPSLGVVRMDNEKSFVVADIPGLIEGAADGAGLGIRFLKHLERCRVLLHLIDIDPIDGSDPAENARVIIGELEKYSEKLAAKPRWLVFNKIDLMDKAEAEAKAKAIAEALGWEDKFYLISAASQQGVKDLCWDVMTFIIENPITQAQEEQQPEKVEFMWDDYHRQQLEEAEVVEDDEEWDDDWDEDDEEGVEFIYKR; translated from the coding sequence ATGAAGTTTGTTGATGAAGCTACGATCCTTGTCGTGGCAGGTGATGGCGGTAACGGTTGTGTGAGCTTCCGCCGCGAAAAATATATCCCGAAAGGCGGCCCTGATGGCGGCGACGGTGGTGACGGCGGTGATGTCTGGCTGGAAGCGGACGAAAACCTTAATACCCTGATTGACTACCGTTTTGAAAAATCTTTCCGCGCTGAACGCGGGCAGAATGGCCAGAGCCGTGACTGTACAGGGAAACGCGGAAAAGATATTACGGTGAAAGTACCGGTCGGTACGCGTGTTATCGATCAGGGTACCGGCGAAACGATGGGCGATATGACTAAACATGGTCAGCGCCTGATGGTTGCCAAAGGTGGCTGGCATGGTCTGGGCAACACGCGGTTTAAATCCTCGGTTAACCGTACGCCTCGTCAGAAAACCATGGGTACGCCGGGCGATAAGCGCGACCTGCAGCTGGAACTGATGTTGCTGGCCGATGTGGGTATGCTTGGTATGCCAAACGCAGGCAAATCAACCTTTATTCGCGCGGTATCGGCTGCAAAACCAAAAGTGGCGGATTATCCGTTTACCACGCTGGTGCCGAGCCTTGGCGTTGTCCGTATGGATAACGAAAAGAGCTTTGTGGTCGCCGATATTCCGGGGTTGATCGAAGGGGCTGCTGATGGCGCAGGCCTCGGGATCCGTTTCCTGAAGCATCTGGAGCGTTGCCGCGTCCTGCTGCATCTGATCGATATCGATCCGATCGATGGTTCCGATCCGGCGGAAAATGCCCGTGTCATCATCGGTGAACTGGAAAAATACAGCGAGAAGTTGGCGGCCAAACCGCGTTGGTTGGTATTCAACAAAATCGATCTGATGGATAAAGCGGAAGCAGAAGCTAAAGCAAAAGCTATCGCTGAGGCGCTGGGTTGGGAAGATAAATTCTACCTTATCTCAGCGGCTAGCCAGCAGGGCGTGAAAGACCTGTGCTGGGACGTGATGACCTTTATCATCGAAAACCCGATCACCCAGGCGCAGGAAGAGCAGCAGCCTGAGAAAGTCGAGTTTATGTGGGACGATTATCATCGCCAGCAGCTTGAAGAAGCTGAAGTGGTAGAAGATGACGAAGAGTGGGATGACGACTGGGACGAAGACGACGAAGAAGGCGTCGAGTTCATCTACAAGCGTTAA